A genomic segment from Methanomassiliicoccus sp. encodes:
- a CDS encoding DUF763 domain-containing protein, which produces MSRTGITDLPLHNGTAPRWLFNRIVKLAGAISDVMVLECGSEEYLRRLADPFWFQAFSCVLGFDWHSSGTTTVTCGALKKALEGRKDLVVVGGKGKVSLRTPEEIAFHADLNDISEEHQDRLVYVSRMCAKVDNAAIQDGHRLYHHALAFDDRGNWTVIQQGMSDLAGYARRYQWSSRDLSGFIEEPHTCILGNRVDGTLDMTSPLSLESRKVAVDLVNDGVGKLEKEILRVAKGQTTIDEWCGLRPKKLDMPRTVNWRALRAAYEFQPSNYEELLAIRGVGPSAVRALALTGELIYGAGPSWNDPVKFSFAVGGKDGVPYPVDRKAMDQAIDYLTQGVEEAKLKKREKLEAVQRLRALVPPDHGR; this is translated from the coding sequence GTGTCCCGTACCGGCATAACCGATCTCCCCTTGCACAACGGCACCGCCCCGCGCTGGCTGTTCAACCGGATTGTCAAGTTGGCAGGGGCGATATCGGACGTCATGGTCCTGGAGTGCGGCAGCGAGGAGTATCTCCGCCGGCTGGCGGACCCCTTCTGGTTCCAAGCCTTCTCATGCGTTCTGGGCTTTGACTGGCATTCATCGGGCACGACCACGGTCACCTGCGGAGCGTTGAAGAAGGCGTTGGAGGGAAGGAAGGACCTCGTGGTCGTCGGCGGCAAGGGCAAGGTCTCGCTACGCACCCCTGAGGAGATCGCCTTCCACGCCGACCTAAACGATATTTCAGAGGAGCACCAGGACCGGCTCGTCTACGTATCAAGGATGTGCGCCAAGGTCGACAACGCGGCCATCCAGGACGGGCATAGGCTATACCACCATGCCCTGGCCTTCGACGATAGGGGGAACTGGACGGTCATCCAGCAGGGCATGTCCGACCTGGCGGGATACGCTCGCCGATACCAGTGGTCGTCCCGGGACCTCAGCGGCTTCATCGAGGAGCCGCACACTTGTATCCTGGGCAACAGAGTGGACGGAACTTTGGACATGACCTCCCCGCTCTCGCTGGAATCCCGCAAGGTGGCGGTGGACCTGGTCAATGATGGGGTGGGCAAGTTGGAGAAGGAGATCCTTAGGGTCGCTAAGGGGCAGACCACCATAGATGAGTGGTGCGGCCTTAGGCCAAAAAAGCTGGACATGCCCCGGACGGTGAACTGGAGAGCACTTCGCGCCGCTTACGAGTTCCAGCCCAGCAACTACGAGGAGTTGCTGGCAATCAGAGGCGTGGGGCCCTCGGCCGTGCGGGCCCTGGCTCTCACCGGCGAGCTGATCTACGGTGCCGGTCCCAGCTGGAACGATCCTGTGAAGTTCTCCTTCGCCGTTGGCGGAAAGGACGGCGTCCCGTACCCCGTGGACAGGAAGGCCATGGACCAGGCCATCGATTACCTGACGCAGGGGGTCGAGGAGGCCAAGCTCAAGAAGAGGGAGAAGCTGGAAGCGGTCCAGCGGCTCCGGGCCCTCGTACCGCCGGACCACGGTAGGTAA